The Daucus carota subsp. sativus chromosome 2, DH1 v3.0, whole genome shotgun sequence genome includes a window with the following:
- the LOC135150572 gene encoding uncharacterized protein LOC135150572 — protein sequence MAADDSFASALRNLGGVHVLPKPQPKQKSAKKGESGSSRQGTEGTGHSSATPDPELQIGGPELDVDAVEVESPVHEPKKKRKNTSSSQKQVIDMTEEDPGKSAMELVDLGAGGEGGSRPAPKFGKYPVKKVIGLMFELPSDQDWEMMEDEGLAANFKEIGNLWGQLGGRLAGFNTHALADLKKERDLSVKSLARVSKLEKDLDLERSAREALESGMATKIKEAELRKETELGQRVKDAEARADEAEKRVAGLEGELSKLKEQLEFRKDAAVVIAEFKKSPEYDAALNKAAAAEVLRCWNVAERHIKTGPAANLQSFIELFLAAKDKIKAGKGEPEPYEGPSPSFLPPVNPDQETASDSSAESDPQANDRPAN from the exons ATGGCTGCTGACGATTCTTTTGCCTCTGCTCTCCGCAACTTAGGGGGTGTTCATGTGCTCCCGAAGCCTCAGCCGAAACAGAAGTCGGCGAAGAAGGGGGAATCCGGGTCCTCTCGCCAGGGAACTGAAGGGACCGGGCACTCTAGTGCGACTCCGGATCCAGAGCTGCAGATAGGGGGTCCGGAGTTGGACGTTGACGCTGTCGAGGTGGAGAGCCCGGTCCATGAGccgaagaagaagaggaagaataCTAGTTCATCTCAAAAACAGGTGATTGATATGACGGAGGAGGATCCGGGAAAATCTGCTATGGAGTTGGTGGACTTGGGAGCTGGAGGTGAGGGTGGTTCTCGACCGGCGCCTAAATTTGGCAAGTATCCGGTCAAGAAAGTCATAGGTTTGATGTTCGAGCTCCCCTCCGACCAGGATTGGGAAATGATGGAGGATGAGGGCCTCGCTGCGAATTTCAAAGAAATAGGAAATCTCTGGGGACAG CTTGGTGGTCGCTTGGCCGGGTTCAACACTCATGCTCTGGCTGATCTAAAGAAAGAACGAGACCTTTCTGTGAAGAGTCTAGCTCGCGTTTCCAAGCTGGAGAAGGACCTAGATCTGGAAAGGTCTGCCCGGGAAGCGCTGGAGTCCGGGATGGCTACCAAAATCAAGGAAGCGGAACTCCGGAAGGAAACAGAACTTGGTCAGAGGGTGAAAGATGCGGAGGCCCGGGCTGATGAGGCCGAGAAGAGAGTAGCCGGGTTGGAGGGAGAGCTTAGCAAGCTGAAAGAACAACTCGAGTTCCGGAAGGATGCTGCGGTGGTTATAGCCGAGTTCAAGAAATCTCCGGAGTATGATGCGGCTCTCAACAAAGCTGCCGCTGCTGAGGTCCTCCGCTGTTGGAATGTGGCGGAAAGGCATATTAAGACCGGTCCGGCGGCTAACCTCCAAAGTTTCATTGAGCTCTTTCTGGCGGCTAAGGACAAGATCAAGGCCGGGAAGGGGGAGCCGGAGCCGTACGAAGGTCCTTCTCCCAGTTTTCTCCCACCAGTGAACCCGGATCAAGAAACTGCCTCTGATTCTTCCGCCGAGTCTGATCCCCAGGCCAATGACCGTCCTGCCAACTAG